The following are from one region of the Stigmatopora argus isolate UIUO_Sarg chromosome 9, RoL_Sarg_1.0, whole genome shotgun sequence genome:
- the LOC144082911 gene encoding peptidyl-prolyl cis-trans isomerase FKBP3-like, with protein MNQTPVRKWTAEQLRSDDLPKKDLLKFLHDNATHLFLDERRLPGNIKNVAKTAKKEQHVRKRCKATKTVEKVKAAKIDEKTIKSRQKLWMSVHPSLPNQR; from the exons atgaacCAGACGCCAGTGCGGAAGTGGACcgcagagcagctcagaagtgacgatttaccgaagaaagacctgttAAAGTTCTTACATGACAATGCAACGCATTTG ttcctcgaCGAGCGCAGACTGccgggaaacatcaagaatgtggccaaaacggccaaaaaggagcagcatGTCAggaaa AGGTGTAAAGCCACGAAGACGGTGGAAAAGGTGAAAGCTGCCAAAATTGATGAGAAGACCATAaagtcaaggcagaagttgtggatgag tgtccacccaagtttaccaaatcaacgctga